The following coding sequences lie in one Arachis ipaensis cultivar K30076 chromosome B03, Araip1.1, whole genome shotgun sequence genomic window:
- the LOC107631683 gene encoding LOW QUALITY PROTEIN: tRNA (cytosine(34)-C(5))-methyltransferase (The sequence of the model RefSeq protein was modified relative to this genomic sequence to represent the inferred CDS: inserted 1 base in 1 codon), with protein sequence MKFRSSLHRTRKKSFGLHHVGWKYSLREANTVADSFAKKGKNLLMGTHIFERPPPDTLQTLSSEDAAVKTVMGGGGRGGRSRTQRKHFRQSRDNVWKRSKSDPNANSSAPSNDPNDPNPNPNPTWTPFATENASFDAYYKGQCIVETTEWDQFVSVLRTPLPATFRINSSSQFADDIRSQLENDFVHSLRDEVAEGVESETEAIRPLPWYPGNFAWHSNFSRMQLRKNQTLERFHEFLKLENEIGNITRQEAVSMVPPLFLDVHPDHFVLDMCAAPGSKTFQLLEIIHQSTKVGSLPAGVVIANDLDVQRCNLLIHQTKRMCTANLIVTNHEAQNFPGCRLNRNHEVMEPDQHIGQLLFDRVLCDVPCSGDGTLRKAXLHPLQVIIAMRGLSLLKVGGRMVYSTCSMNPIENEAVVAEVLRRCGGSVKLVDVSSEVPKLICRPGLKTWKVYDKGTWLASYKDVPKYRRSIALASMFPSGSSFHESVDSDCNVEMGYDVTDGVGENSEDGVQEMVNTVVPDSAEVSDFPLEHCMRIVPHDQNTGAFFIAVLQKVSPLPAIPEKSKKRIGKPCAEPSNTLEGERLLQVDSLESAQAVLETVPEENVNGHEPPAIDVEVSPVTCEEKNSKETQEAHNVENMTKVPGKRKLQIQGKWRGVDPVVFFKSEAIVNNIKDFYGIDEHFPFDGHLVTRNEDASHVKRIYYVSKSVKDVLELNYSVGQQLKITSVGLKMFERQSARQGSSAPCSFRISSEGLPLILPHITKQILRASPVDFKHLLENKDVKFEDFADAEFGKKAASLMPGCCVLILGKGNEVGTEPIQVDDSTIAIGCWKGRSRLNVMVTAMDCQELLERLVIRLGSENGSSVHVVKSSIDVEGIVSSTGVER encoded by the exons ATGAAGTTTCGATCCTCTTTGCATCGTACCAGGAAGAAATCATTTGG GTTACATCATGTAGGTTGGAAGTATAGCTTGAGAGAAGCTAATACTGTCGCAGACTCTTTTGCTAAGAAAGGGAAGAATCTTCTCATGGGAACTCACATTTTTGAAAGACCCCCGCCAGATACTCTTCAGACTCTATCATCCG AAGACGCAGCAGTAAAGACCGTTATGGGAGGCGGCGGGAGAGGAGGCAGGTCTCGCACTCAGAGAAAACACTTCCGTCAGAGCCGAGACAATGTCTGGAAGCGTTCCAAGTCCGATCCAAACGCCAACAGCAGCGCTCCCTCCAACGACCCTAACGATCCCAATCCCAATCCCAATCCTACGTGGACTCCTTTCGCCACTGAAAACGCGTCCTTCGATGCCTACTACAAGGGCCAATGCATAGTCGAAACCACCGAGTGGGATCAGTTCGTCTCTGTTCTTAGAACTCCCTTGCCCGCTACCTTCCGAATCAATTCCAG TAGCCAGTTCGCCGACGACATTCGCTCGCAACTCGAGAATGACTTCGTCCATTCTCTTCGCGATGAG GTTGCCGAAGGGGTTGAGAGTGAGACTGAGGCTATTAGACCTTTGCCTTGGTATCCTGGAAACTTTGCTTGGCATTCCAATTTTTCTAGGATGCAGCTCAGGAAGAATCAAACACTTGAGCG CTTCCACGAATTTTTAAAGCTAGAAAATGAAATTGGAAACATTACAAGACAAGAAGCTGTTAGTATG GTGCCTCCCCTCTTCTTGGATGTGCACCCTGATCATTTTGTTCTTGACA TGTGTGCTGCACCAGGTTCGAAAACTTTCCAATTGCTCGAGATTATTCATCAGTCAACTAAAGTAGGATCACTACCTGCCGGAGTG GTTATAGCAAATGATCTTGATGTCCAAAGATGTAATCTTCTCATACACCAAACGAAACGAATGTGCACAGCCAACCTTATTGTCACTAATCATGAAGCCCAGAACTTTCCAGGATGCCGTTTAAATAGAAACCATGAAGTGATGGAGCCAGATCAGCATATAGGCCAATTGTTGTTTGATCGTGTTCTGTGTGATGTCCCATGCAGTGGGGATGGAACCCTTCGTAAAG GGCTTCACCCCCTACAAGTTATAATTGCTATGCGAG GTTTATCTTTGCTTAAAGTTGGTGGTAGAATGGTTTATTCAACTTGCTCAATGAATCCTATTGAGAATGAAGCTGTGGTTGCAGAG GTCTTGCGGAGATGTGGTGGGTCTGTTAAACTTGTTGATGTATCTAGTGAGGTTCCCAAACTTATTTGTCGCCCTGGTCTCAAGACATGGAAG GTATATGATAAGGGCACTTGGTTGGCGTCTTACAAAGATGTCCCTAAATATCGTAGGAGTATAGCGCTTGCTAGTATGTTTCCTTCTGGCAGCAGCTTTCATGAATCTGTTGACAGTGATTGTAATGTTGAAATGGGATATGATGTTACTGATGGTGTTGGTGAAAATTCTGAAGATGGTGTTCAAGAAATGGTTAATACTGTGGTGCCTGATTCTGCTGAGGTTTCTGATTTCCCTCTAGAGCATTGTATGAGGATAGTTCCTCATGATCAGAACACTGGAGCCTTCTTCATTGCTGTACTGCAAAAAGTTTCTCCTTTGCCAG CGATTCCGGAGAAATCCAAAAAACGAATTGGTAAGCCATGTGCGGAACCATCAAACACTCTTGAGGGTGAACGACTGTTGCAGGTTGATTCCTTAGAAAGTGCACAAGCTGTCCTTGAAACAGTTCCAGAAGAAAACGTAAATGGCCATGAACCCCCTGCAATAGATGTGGAAGTTAGCCCTGTTACATGTGAAGAAAAGAATTCCAAGGAAACACAGGAAGCCCATAATGTAGAGAACATGACCAAGGTTCCTGGAAAAAGGAAGCTACAAATTCAAGGAAAATGGAGAGGTGTTGATCCTGTTGTCTTTTTCAAAAGTGAAGCAATTGTTAATAATATAAAGGATTTTTATGGGATCGATGAGCATTTTCCATTTGATGGTCATCTTGTTACAAGAAATGAAGATGCAAGTCACGTGAAAAGAATTTACTATGTCTCCAAGTCAGTCAAGGATGTTCTTGAGTTGAACTACTCAGTTGGGCAGCAGCTTAAAATAACTTCTGTCGGTCTGAAGATGTTT GAAAGACAATCAGCACGACAAGGTAGCTCTGCACCATGTTCTTTCCGGATATCATCTGAAGGATTGCCTCTTATTCTCCCACACATAACAAAACAGATTCTGCGTGCATCTCCTGTAGACTTCAAGCATCTTCTTGAGAATAAAGATGTAAAATTTGAAGATTTTGCTGATGCTGAGTTTGGTAAAAAGGCTGCAAGCCTAATGCCAGGTTGTTGTGTACTAATTTTGGGTAAAG GGAACGAGGTTGGCACAGAGCCCATCCAAGTGGATGACTCAACAATTGCAATTGGATGCTGGAAGGGTAGGTCAAGATTGAATGTGATGGTTACCGCAATGGACTGCCAAGAACTGCTTGAAAGGCTTGTAATACGACTAGGCTCAGAAAATGGCTCGTCAGTGCATGTGGTCAAATCTTCCATTGATGTGGAAGGTATAGTAAGTAGTACAGGAGTTGAACGGTAA
- the LOC107631682 gene encoding ras-related protein Rab11A, giving the protein MASGGGGGYGDGNQKIDYVFKVVLIGDSAVGKSQILARFARNEFSLDSKSTIGVEFQTRTLVIDHKSVKAQIWDTAGQERYRAVTSAYYRGAVGAMLVYDITKRQTFEHIPRWLEELRNHADKNIVIILIGNKSDLQSQRDVPTEDAKEFAEKEGLFFLETSALESTNVETAFMTVLTEIYNIVNKKTLAADESQGNGNPASLAGKKIIIPGPAQEIPAKKTMCCQSS; this is encoded by the exons ATGGCGAGTGGTGGAGGTGGTGGTTATGGAGATGGAAACCAGAAAATAGACTATGTGTTCAAGGTGGTGCTGATTGGTGACTCAGCGGTTGGAAAATCGCAGATACTTGCACGGTTCGCGAGGAACGAGTTCAGCTTGGACTCCAAGTCCACCATCGGAGTTGAATTCCAGACGCGAACTCTCGTCATCGATCATAAGAGCGTCAAGGCTCAGATCTGGGACACTGCTGGTCAAGAACG ATACAGAGCTGTTACAAGTGCATACTACAGGGGTGCTGTTGGGGCAATGTTGGTTTATGACATAACTAAACGTCAGACCTTTGAACACATCCCCCGGTGGCTGGAAGAACTGCGCAACCATGCCGACAAGAATATAGTCATCATTCTTATAGGAAACAAAAGTGATCTTCAGAGTCAGCGGGATGTTCCCACGGAAGATGCAAAAGAATTTGCCGAGAAAGAAGGCTTGTTTTTCTTGGAGACCTCGGCTCTGGAATCAACAAATGTTGAAACAGCCTTCATGACTGTCCTGACAGAAATCTACAACATTGTCAACAAGAAGACCCTAGCTGCGGACGAAAGTCAAGGAAATGGGAACCCCGCATCTTTGGCTGGCAAGAAGATTATTATTCCTGGCCCTGCACAGGAAATCCCAGCTAAAAAGACCATGTGTTGTCAGTCTTCCTGA
- the LOC107631680 gene encoding polyadenylate-binding protein 2 isoform X1, whose translation MEEEEHEVYGGEIPDVAEMEGDVDMSAPDDDPEVKELDEMKRRLKEMEEEATALREMQAKVEKEIGSVQDPATAAASQANKEEADSRSVFVGNVDYACTPEEVQQHFQSCGTVNRVTILTDKFGHPKGFAYVEFVEVEAVQEALVLNESELHGRQLKVLPKRTNVPGMKQYRPRRYNPYMAYGFRRPYPPPYFYSPYGYGKVPRFRRSTRYMPYY comes from the exons atggaagaagaagagCACGAGGTGTACGGAGGAGAGATCCCTGACGTTGCCGAGATGGAAGGTGACGTTGACATGTCCGCTCCCGACGACGACCCCGAGGTCAAGGAGCTCGACGAAATGAAGCGCCGCCTTAAGGAGATGGAGGAGGAAGCTACGGCTCTTCGCGAGATGCAAGCTAAGGTCGAAAAGGAGATTGGCTCTGTTCAAG ATCCTGCTACTGCTGCTGCTTCTCAGGCAAACAAGGAGGAGGCAGATTCTCGATCTGTATTTGTAGGCAAT GTTGATTATGCATGCACGCCAGAGGAAGTTCAGCAACACTTTCAATCATGTGGTACAGTGAACAGGGTCACCATCCTGACTGACAAGTTCGGCCACCCTAAAGGTTTTGCTTATGTGGAGTTCGTGGAAGTTGAAGCTGTTCAAGAGGCTCTTGTCTTGAATGAATCGGAGTTACATGGGCGTCAATTGAAG GTCTTGCCTAAGAGGACCAATGTTCCTGGAATGAAACAGTATCGTCCTAGGCGCTATAATCCCTACATGGCATATGGCTTTAGGAGGCCATATCCTCCTCCTTACTTTTACTCTCCTTATGGATACGG GAAGGTTCCTAGGTTTAGAAGGTCAACTCGTTACATGCCATACTACTAG
- the LOC107631680 gene encoding polyadenylate-binding protein 3 isoform X2 has product MLQLHYWRRQLVVLWEEDSVDYACTPEEVQQHFQSCGTVNRVTILTDKFGHPKGFAYVEFVEVEAVQEALVLNESELHGRQLKVLPKRTNVPGMKQYRPRRYNPYMAYGFRRPYPPPYFYSPYGYGKVPRFRRSTRYMPYY; this is encoded by the exons ATGCTTCAACTTCACTACTGGAGGAGGCAGCTTGTCGTTCTTTGGGAAGAAGATTCT GTTGATTATGCATGCACGCCAGAGGAAGTTCAGCAACACTTTCAATCATGTGGTACAGTGAACAGGGTCACCATCCTGACTGACAAGTTCGGCCACCCTAAAGGTTTTGCTTATGTGGAGTTCGTGGAAGTTGAAGCTGTTCAAGAGGCTCTTGTCTTGAATGAATCGGAGTTACATGGGCGTCAATTGAAG GTCTTGCCTAAGAGGACCAATGTTCCTGGAATGAAACAGTATCGTCCTAGGCGCTATAATCCCTACATGGCATATGGCTTTAGGAGGCCATATCCTCCTCCTTACTTTTACTCTCCTTATGGATACGG GAAGGTTCCTAGGTTTAGAAGGTCAACTCGTTACATGCCATACTACTAG
- the LOC107631679 gene encoding uncharacterized protein LOC107631679, producing MLLTFTPHLLLARSPSTHHSLYFAGSCNLSRSIISLRSRHHFPILHLNPSLPFKPSHFTFLATRADAFNLAAYDSDGALPKHAAGAGGFDFDDFLSLIEFSCLLSSAFASVCVAVVAGLKKELLAAIGSKAAVWGTLALVFGVLSGAWIRRRQWRRVCRETVKDGLEVNLLQRIEKLEEDFRSTSAISRVLSRELEKLAIRFRVTRKTLKEPITETAVLAQKNSEAARALAVQSDILEKEMVEIQQVLLAMQEQQRRQLGLILAIGKTGKLQESKLETREENDTLETSNSVDDEVKQEVHPI from the exons ATGTTACTCACTTTCACTCCTCACCTACTCTTGGCGCGTTCACCTTCCACCCATCACTCACTCTACTTCGCCGGAAGCTGCAACCTCTCCCGCTCCATCATTTCCTTGCGCTCCCGCCACCACTTCCCAATACTGCACCTCAACCCATCGCTGCCTTTCAAACCCAGCCACTTCACCTTCCTCGCCACCCGAGCAGATGCATTTAACCTCGCAGCCTACGATTCTGACGGAGCTCTCCCCAAACATGCTGCTGGCGCTGGCGGTTTTGATTTCGACGACTTCCTTTCTCTCATCGAATTCTCGTGCCTGCTTTCTTCTGCGTTCGCGTCGGTCTGTGTCGCCGTGGTTGCGGGTTTGAAGAAGGAGCTTTTGGCCGCGATTGGGAGTAAGGCTGCTGTCTGGGGAACCTTGGCGCTGGTTTTTGGAGTTTTGAGTGGCGCGTGGATCCGGAGACGGCAATGGAGGAGGGTTTGTAGGGAGACGGTGAAGGATGGGTTGGAGGTGAACCTGTTGCAGAGGATTGAGAAATTGGAGGAGGATTTTAGGAGCACCTCCGCCATTTCTAGGGTTTTGTCGAGGGAATTGGAGAAGTTGGCAATAAGGTTTCGCGTCACTAGGAAGACCTTGAAGGAGCCCATAACTGAG ACTGCAGTGCTGGCGCAGAAGAATTCTGAGGCTGCTAGAGCATTAGCGGTGCAATCAGACATTTTGGAGAAAGAGATGGTTGAAATTCAACAAGTTTTGCTAGCAATGCAG GAGCAACAACGAAGACAACTTGGTCTGATTCTTGCAATTGGTAAGACTGGTAAATTGCAGGAAAGCAAGCTGGAAACACGTGAAGAAAATGATACCTTAGAAACATCTAATTCAGTTGATGATGAGGTGAAACAGGAGGTCCACCCTATATGA